Proteins encoded in a region of the Stieleria neptunia genome:
- the folE2 gene encoding GTP cyclohydrolase FolE2, whose protein sequence is MTEASITATPLPDIQSTGDGRKVAINKVGVTNVRYPISLRTPGKGKGNEFIHTVATINMFVSLPHDVKGTHMSRFLEVLNEYHEELSSDALPLVANRMKEKLESQDAYLELSFPYFVDKTAPVSGQSGKLDFDVAFELASNGTDDFVMTLKIPATSLCPCSKEISDYGAHNQRCDMTVKVRMAEGVHLWIEELFGIVEQCASTQVFSVLKRPDEKWVTERAYENPKFVEDIVRDLAVALNNDDRIVWYQCSSENYESIHNHNAYAFIECDKREQ, encoded by the coding sequence ATGACCGAAGCTTCTATCACCGCGACCCCGTTGCCCGACATCCAATCGACCGGCGACGGACGAAAGGTCGCGATCAATAAAGTCGGCGTGACCAATGTCCGTTACCCCATTTCCCTGCGGACGCCTGGCAAGGGAAAGGGCAATGAGTTCATTCACACCGTCGCGACGATCAACATGTTTGTTTCGCTGCCGCACGACGTGAAAGGAACACACATGTCGCGGTTCCTGGAAGTGCTGAACGAATACCACGAAGAACTCAGCAGCGACGCGTTGCCGTTGGTGGCCAATCGGATGAAGGAGAAACTGGAGTCCCAGGATGCCTACCTGGAACTCAGCTTCCCCTACTTCGTTGACAAAACGGCTCCCGTCAGCGGGCAGTCCGGAAAACTGGATTTTGACGTCGCCTTTGAATTGGCCAGCAACGGAACCGACGATTTCGTGATGACGCTGAAGATCCCGGCGACCAGCCTGTGTCCCTGCTCCAAGGAGATTTCGGATTACGGCGCCCACAACCAACGTTGTGACATGACGGTCAAAGTCCGAATGGCCGAAGGCGTCCACTTGTGGATCGAAGAACTGTTCGGGATCGTCGAACAATGCGCTTCGACACAAGTCTTCAGCGTGCTGAAACGTCCCGATGAAAAATGGGTCACCGAGCGGGCCTACGAGAACCCAAAATTCGTAGAGGACATCGTCCGCGACTTGGCCGTTGCACTCAACAACGACGACCGAATCGTCTGGTACCAGTGCAGCAGCGAAAACTACGAATCGATCCACAATCACAATGCCTACGCGTTCATCGAATGTGATAAACGCGAGCAGTAA
- a CDS encoding DUF2293 domain-containing protein translates to MPEKTRVVAPGPSAQQVVDEDGTKLSIPTGWELLPPGDAGLTRRVKAAGPTWTVKERRGRRVFSKGVWADADQIAAAKAKLDAERSTDAYAKKRKSDVARREKKQAEYVGEFENAVLTFLNFHAAHHDIAKRLAVAVTTHATPVGSGTVARTQRIPVERRAESAVIAWMRHQTTAYDNLSIPRVKGKRREVRRMLAAESRRLLQGYRSGKQIDAAQCPLQRALANASE, encoded by the coding sequence ATGCCCGAAAAGACTCGCGTTGTCGCTCCCGGACCCTCCGCCCAACAGGTCGTCGACGAAGACGGAACCAAGCTGTCGATTCCGACCGGCTGGGAATTGTTGCCGCCCGGCGATGCGGGGCTGACCCGTCGTGTGAAAGCGGCCGGGCCGACGTGGACGGTGAAAGAACGCCGCGGGCGACGGGTGTTTTCCAAAGGCGTTTGGGCGGACGCCGATCAGATCGCCGCCGCCAAGGCAAAACTGGATGCCGAGCGGTCGACCGACGCGTACGCAAAAAAGCGAAAAAGTGACGTGGCCCGACGCGAGAAGAAACAAGCCGAGTACGTCGGCGAGTTCGAAAACGCGGTGCTCACCTTCCTCAATTTTCATGCGGCCCATCACGACATCGCCAAGCGGCTGGCCGTTGCCGTCACCACACATGCAACGCCCGTGGGCAGCGGCACCGTCGCCCGCACGCAACGCATCCCGGTCGAGCGTCGGGCGGAGTCTGCGGTGATCGCCTGGATGCGTCACCAGACGACCGCTTATGACAACCTGTCGATCCCACGGGTGAAAGGGAAACGGCGCGAAGTCCGCCGCATGCTGGCCGCCGAATCACGACGGTTGCTGCAAGGTTACCGCAGCGGAAAACAGATCGATGCGGCGCAATGCCCGTTGCAACGGGCGCTGGCGAACGCGAGCGAGTGA
- a CDS encoding DUF1553 domain-containing protein, with protein sequence MLRLFRFFFPIILAAPTVMGTSTDNASADEPLQFNRDIRPILSENCYHCHGPDASAREAELRLDTEEGAKEWAVVSGEAESSELVARIFSDDPDTLMPPADSERALTEKQKQLLRRWVNEGASYQAHWSFQTPLAQRVPAVAGDRAVNPIDHFIFHRLQTNSLQLAPAADKETLLRRITFDLIGLPPTIAELDHFLADTSPRAIEKVIDRLLADSRYGERMAADWLDVARYSDTYGYQVDRDRFVWPYRDWVVDAFNRNLGYDHFLRQQLAGDLLPDPSRDQILATTFNRLHPQKVEGGSVPEEFRIEYVADRTQTVSTAFLGLTMECCRCHSHKYDPITQTEYYQLSAFFANIDEAGLYSFFTPSIPTPTLGLPNDAQAVRLSQLQRDIDSHLASYHKACEKQIDIDAYRDLLDTNAAPSDPTETPASAQASDKSSGNNDNDTDPVDRLYATPIESLDFESPPSAPNQSVPGIAGNAVRLTGDDVVNLKTGNFRRDQPFSVSLWIKTPDVKDRAVVFHRSRAWTDAASRGYQLLIEDGHLSWSLIHFWPGNAIRIRTPDPIPVNQWVHVVVTNDGSSSAGGLSIAIDGQRVPAVTVRDHLTKQITGGGGDNLAIGQRFRDRGFTSGEVDSFRVFDCELTDLEIQRLARRDESLTWVRSAPQDWTPAQRHIMSDHLLRRHDADLAQHRERLGQARRVLCQLQDQIQEIMVMKEAPGVRTTYRLERGAYDAPAEAVTPGTPKAILGLDDSTRKDRLGLADWMLRPDHPLTSRVAVNRIWQLCFGVGLVRTPEDFGSQGEPPTHPELLDWLAIDFVNSGWDIKRLIKQIMMSATYQASSEHPDPAVWNRDPENRWLSRHNAYRLPAEMLRDQALALSGQLVSKLGGPPVKPYEVEASFKPSKRDSGEGLYRRSIYTYWKRTGPAPAMMTLDAAKRDVCRVRRERTSSPLQAFVLLNGPQYVESARVLAFRLITEQGDDADAVLLAAFRTLTSRYPTDAETRVVSDLYADQLAYFRQHPDRAKEYLSVGEIKFDKHDGVPSSDQAALAATAVVIGTLMNYDESVMKR encoded by the coding sequence ATGCTGCGATTGTTTCGTTTCTTTTTCCCAATCATCCTCGCCGCTCCGACGGTGATGGGCACGTCGACCGACAATGCCTCCGCCGACGAACCGCTTCAGTTCAATCGCGACATCCGCCCGATCCTGTCCGAGAACTGTTACCACTGTCACGGCCCGGATGCTTCGGCGCGAGAAGCCGAGTTGCGATTGGATACCGAAGAAGGCGCGAAAGAATGGGCCGTCGTCTCGGGAGAGGCCGAGTCCAGCGAGTTGGTGGCGAGGATTTTCAGCGACGATCCCGACACGTTGATGCCCCCGGCGGACAGCGAACGTGCGCTGACAGAAAAACAAAAACAGTTGCTTCGCCGCTGGGTCAACGAAGGTGCCTCGTACCAAGCCCACTGGTCGTTTCAAACGCCGCTCGCCCAGAGAGTGCCGGCCGTGGCCGGCGACCGGGCCGTCAACCCGATCGATCACTTCATCTTCCATCGGCTGCAAACGAACTCGCTGCAACTCGCACCGGCTGCCGACAAAGAAACGCTGCTGCGCAGAATCACGTTTGACTTGATCGGGCTGCCGCCGACGATTGCCGAACTCGACCACTTCCTGGCCGACACATCCCCCCGCGCGATCGAAAAAGTGATCGACCGACTGCTGGCCGATTCTCGCTACGGCGAACGGATGGCCGCCGATTGGCTGGACGTCGCGCGGTACAGCGACACGTATGGTTATCAAGTCGATCGCGATCGTTTCGTGTGGCCCTACCGTGATTGGGTGGTTGATGCGTTCAATCGCAATCTCGGCTATGACCATTTCCTCCGCCAACAACTCGCCGGCGATCTGCTGCCCGACCCGTCACGCGACCAGATCCTGGCAACGACCTTCAATCGGTTGCATCCACAAAAGGTCGAAGGCGGCAGCGTCCCCGAAGAGTTTCGGATCGAGTATGTCGCCGACCGAACCCAGACCGTCTCAACCGCCTTCCTGGGGCTGACGATGGAGTGCTGTCGATGCCACTCGCACAAGTACGATCCGATCACTCAAACCGAGTACTACCAGCTCTCTGCGTTTTTCGCCAACATCGACGAAGCCGGCTTGTATTCGTTTTTCACGCCATCGATTCCGACTCCGACCCTGGGACTGCCCAACGACGCGCAAGCGGTTCGTTTGTCACAACTGCAACGTGACATCGATTCGCATTTGGCCAGCTATCACAAAGCCTGTGAGAAGCAAATCGACATCGATGCCTATCGCGACCTGCTCGACACCAACGCTGCCCCATCGGATCCAACCGAAACGCCGGCGTCTGCCCAGGCAAGCGACAAGTCCAGCGGCAACAATGACAATGACACCGATCCGGTCGATCGTCTGTATGCCACGCCGATCGAATCGCTGGACTTTGAATCGCCACCGTCGGCGCCCAATCAGTCGGTGCCGGGGATCGCCGGCAACGCCGTTCGCTTGACCGGCGATGACGTCGTCAATCTCAAGACGGGAAATTTTCGTCGCGACCAACCGTTCTCGGTTTCGCTGTGGATCAAGACGCCCGACGTCAAAGACCGCGCCGTCGTTTTCCATCGTTCCCGCGCTTGGACCGACGCCGCCAGCCGCGGTTATCAGTTGCTGATCGAAGACGGACACCTGAGTTGGTCATTGATTCATTTTTGGCCCGGCAACGCGATTCGCATCCGCACCCCCGACCCGATTCCCGTCAATCAATGGGTTCACGTGGTCGTCACCAACGACGGTTCCAGTTCAGCCGGCGGATTGTCGATCGCCATCGACGGGCAACGTGTCCCGGCGGTCACGGTGCGCGACCATTTGACCAAGCAGATCACCGGAGGCGGTGGCGACAACTTGGCGATCGGGCAACGCTTTCGCGATCGCGGGTTCACGTCGGGCGAAGTCGATTCGTTTCGCGTGTTCGATTGTGAATTGACCGATCTGGAGATTCAGCGTCTGGCACGTCGCGACGAATCATTGACTTGGGTCCGCTCGGCTCCCCAGGACTGGACGCCTGCGCAACGCCACATCATGTCCGACCATCTGCTGCGGCGACACGACGCCGATTTGGCACAACACCGAGAGCGGCTCGGGCAAGCCAGGCGGGTGTTGTGTCAGCTTCAGGACCAGATTCAAGAGATCATGGTGATGAAAGAGGCACCGGGGGTCCGCACCACGTACCGACTGGAACGCGGCGCCTATGACGCGCCGGCCGAAGCGGTCACGCCGGGCACCCCCAAAGCGATTCTGGGTTTGGACGACTCCACGCGCAAGGACCGATTGGGGCTGGCCGATTGGATGCTTCGCCCCGATCACCCGCTGACCAGTCGCGTCGCCGTCAATCGAATCTGGCAGCTCTGTTTCGGTGTCGGTCTGGTTCGAACCCCCGAAGATTTTGGCAGCCAAGGCGAACCGCCCACGCACCCGGAATTGCTGGACTGGTTGGCGATCGATTTCGTCAACAGCGGTTGGGACATCAAACGATTGATCAAACAAATCATGATGTCGGCGACCTACCAGGCGTCCAGCGAGCACCCGGACCCGGCGGTTTGGAATCGGGATCCCGAAAACCGTTGGCTGTCCCGCCACAACGCCTACCGGCTTCCCGCCGAGATGTTGCGCGACCAAGCCCTGGCGCTGTCGGGACAATTGGTTTCCAAACTCGGCGGACCGCCCGTCAAACCCTATGAAGTCGAGGCTTCGTTTAAACCGTCCAAACGCGATTCCGGCGAAGGCCTGTATCGTCGCAGCATCTACACCTATTGGAAACGCACCGGACCGGCGCCGGCGATGATGACTTTGGACGCGGCCAAACGAGACGTCTGTCGCGTCCGGCGTGAACGGACCTCGTCGCCGCTGCAAGCGTTCGTGCTGCTCAACGGTCCCCAATATGTTGAATCGGCACGTGTGTTGGCGTTTCGTTTGATCACCGAGCAGGGTGACGATGCCGACGCCGTGCTGTTGGCCGCCTTTCGGACGTTGACCAGCCGTTACCCGACCGATGCGGAAACCCGAGTCGTCAGCGATCTGTACGCCGACCAGCTCGCCTATTTCCGCCAGCATCCCGACCGCGCGAAAGAATACTTGTCGGTCGGAGAGATCAAGTTTGATAAACACGACGGCGTCCCGTCATCCGATCAAGCAGCGCTTGCCGCGACCGCCGTCGTGATCGGGACCCTCATGAACTACGACGAAAGTGTGATGAAGCGATGA
- a CDS encoding SGNH/GDSL hydrolase family protein — MNLSLFGRIACCLATVFWAAVTCRGDDPASAAEAAGATPPAAVQVRGDLHRSREIFATTGQGRVAFIGGSITEMDGYRPMVMDSLVARFPDTEFNFTNAGIASTCSHTGAFRLPSDVLSNKPDLLFVEFAVNDDQDAAHSYQDALRGMEGVIRSARSSLPNVDIVITYFVNPGMLQTVQNGKLPTSIAAHDAVAKHYGISTCNVAVELAKQIAEGKTSWAIYGGVHPKPAGNRIAANLIDDVFRHAKFSLADAKAASRQTFAPHPLPPPIDPTSFWHGRFLPRDAIALGSGWSFVEPTWKDIAGSFRERFAGRPLTVATVPEAELEVAFSGTAIGLFVLAGPDAGVVEFSIDDGDWHAADLFHRFSKGLHYPRTVVLKAGLEDGPHQMKLRVSKKKNGASQGHAVRILEFVAS; from the coding sequence ATGAATCTTTCACTCTTCGGTCGGATCGCCTGTTGTCTCGCGACCGTTTTTTGGGCCGCCGTGACCTGCCGGGGCGATGATCCCGCCTCGGCCGCGGAAGCCGCGGGGGCAACGCCCCCCGCCGCCGTCCAGGTCCGCGGGGACCTGCACCGCAGCCGCGAAATCTTCGCCACCACCGGGCAAGGACGGGTCGCTTTCATCGGGGGATCGATCACCGAGATGGACGGTTACCGACCGATGGTCATGGATAGCTTAGTGGCTCGTTTCCCCGACACCGAGTTCAACTTTACCAACGCCGGAATCGCATCCACTTGCTCGCACACTGGGGCATTTCGGTTGCCTTCGGATGTCTTGAGCAACAAACCCGACTTGCTGTTTGTCGAATTCGCCGTCAACGACGACCAAGACGCCGCCCATAGCTATCAAGACGCACTGCGGGGGATGGAAGGTGTGATCCGTTCGGCCCGGTCCAGTCTGCCCAACGTGGACATCGTGATCACCTACTTCGTCAATCCGGGGATGCTGCAAACGGTCCAAAATGGCAAGCTGCCGACCAGCATCGCCGCGCACGACGCGGTCGCCAAGCACTATGGCATTTCGACGTGCAACGTGGCGGTGGAATTGGCCAAGCAGATCGCCGAAGGGAAAACCAGCTGGGCGATTTACGGCGGTGTCCACCCGAAACCGGCGGGCAATCGGATCGCGGCCAACTTGATCGACGACGTCTTTCGGCACGCCAAATTTTCGCTTGCCGATGCGAAGGCGGCCAGCCGCCAGACCTTCGCCCCCCATCCGCTGCCGCCGCCGATTGACCCGACCAGTTTTTGGCACGGCCGGTTTCTCCCTCGCGACGCGATTGCGTTGGGCAGCGGATGGTCGTTTGTCGAGCCCACTTGGAAAGACATTGCCGGCTCGTTCCGCGAACGGTTTGCCGGCCGGCCGCTGACGGTCGCCACGGTTCCGGAGGCGGAATTGGAGGTCGCGTTTTCAGGGACGGCGATCGGGCTGTTCGTGTTGGCAGGCCCCGATGCCGGCGTGGTCGAATTCTCCATCGATGACGGCGATTGGCACGCCGCAGACCTGTTCCACCGCTTCAGCAAGGGACTGCACTATCCGAGAACCGTCGTGTTGAAAGCGGGGCTGGAAGACGGCCCACACCAGATGAAGCTGCGGGTTTCGAAAAAGAAAAACGGAGCCAGCCAGGGCCACGCCGTTCGAATCCTGGAGTTCGTCGCGTCGTAG
- a CDS encoding tetratricopeptide repeat protein — protein MNHNVTHPPAPRNAPRISLAKRLLFSLVLCFALFGIAELLLACFWDPPPPTDPFVGFSPSVPLLVEDERSDPNGDATEPGLRINPAKLVWFNDQSFPASKPAGTYRIVCLGGSTTFGRPFDDSTSFCGWLRTLLPLVGPQRQWEVINAGGVSYASYRVAGVMQEFAGHDVDLFILYTGQNEFLEWRTYGDLIESSETPGVPAARALSTLATKTRVGQSIELLVDRLRSTGHQDSKQILSGEVDEILNHTIGPASYQRNPSWHRGVEEHFRINLRRMQQIAQGAGAALAVVVPASNLRDCSPFKADFGDGIDGPTRQRLTQDLETARELLADGAAAQALEVLELILEQDQVHADVHFLRGRALLEVGLANDAANSFQRAIDEDICPLRATTPIKQILREFLSESSVIPVDFEAHLAARSQREQGHVCFGAESFLDHVHPTVDVHREIALAIVRSLADRAIVPATPTDRQIVAAAEEVRSNIDRRAQAVAFRNLAKLTHWAGKFEEARRNADDALRLLPLDLESRYILADCLVHEGQIDAAIEQYTELFEIGDFDRACRPFGELLAMQGHTDAAKGYLMQAVFVSQGLRQAAAYESLGRLHESLGENELAAECFEKASQLRQ, from the coding sequence ATGAACCACAACGTCACGCACCCACCCGCCCCACGCAATGCACCACGCATCAGCCTGGCGAAACGGCTGCTCTTTTCCTTGGTGCTGTGTTTCGCATTGTTCGGCATCGCGGAATTGCTGCTGGCTTGCTTTTGGGATCCCCCGCCACCGACCGACCCCTTCGTCGGATTTTCTCCCAGCGTCCCGCTGCTGGTCGAAGACGAACGTTCGGATCCGAACGGCGATGCGACGGAACCTGGTTTGCGAATCAATCCCGCCAAGCTCGTGTGGTTCAACGATCAATCGTTCCCGGCATCCAAGCCGGCGGGGACCTACCGCATTGTCTGCCTGGGCGGATCGACAACCTTCGGCCGCCCCTTCGATGATTCGACTTCGTTTTGTGGTTGGCTGAGGACGTTGTTGCCGCTGGTCGGCCCGCAGCGACAATGGGAAGTGATCAACGCCGGCGGCGTCAGCTATGCCAGCTATCGCGTCGCGGGTGTGATGCAGGAATTCGCTGGGCACGACGTCGACCTGTTCATCTTGTACACCGGCCAGAATGAGTTTCTGGAATGGCGGACGTACGGCGACCTGATCGAATCGTCGGAAACGCCTGGTGTGCCGGCGGCCCGTGCGCTGTCAACGCTCGCCACCAAAACGCGCGTCGGCCAATCCATCGAGTTGCTGGTTGATCGTCTTCGTTCAACGGGTCACCAGGACTCCAAACAGATCCTCTCCGGCGAAGTCGACGAGATTTTGAACCACACGATTGGACCGGCCAGTTACCAGCGAAATCCGTCCTGGCATCGCGGTGTGGAAGAACACTTTCGCATCAATCTGCGGCGGATGCAGCAAATCGCCCAGGGGGCCGGCGCGGCGTTGGCGGTCGTCGTGCCGGCGTCCAATCTTCGCGACTGTTCGCCTTTCAAAGCCGACTTCGGAGACGGCATCGATGGTCCGACGCGACAGCGATTGACACAAGATCTTGAAACCGCTCGCGAGTTGCTGGCCGACGGTGCGGCGGCTCAGGCGCTGGAAGTGCTGGAGCTGATTCTGGAACAAGACCAGGTTCACGCCGACGTCCATTTCCTGCGCGGCCGCGCGCTGTTGGAAGTCGGTCTCGCGAATGATGCCGCGAACAGCTTTCAACGTGCGATCGATGAAGACATCTGCCCCTTGCGTGCAACGACTCCGATCAAGCAAATCCTACGCGAATTCCTTTCGGAAAGCTCCGTGATCCCCGTCGACTTTGAAGCCCATCTGGCCGCTCGATCGCAGCGTGAACAAGGGCATGTCTGCTTTGGTGCAGAGTCGTTTCTGGATCATGTCCACCCGACCGTGGACGTGCATCGCGAAATCGCGTTGGCGATCGTGCGCTCGCTTGCCGACCGGGCGATCGTGCCCGCCACGCCAACCGACCGACAGATTGTCGCTGCGGCTGAAGAGGTTCGAAGCAACATTGATCGGCGAGCCCAGGCGGTCGCGTTTCGGAATTTGGCCAAACTGACCCACTGGGCGGGGAAATTCGAGGAGGCCCGGAGGAATGCCGACGACGCCCTGCGGTTGCTGCCGCTGGACTTGGAGAGTCGATACATTTTGGCGGATTGTCTGGTCCACGAGGGACAAATCGACGCAGCGATCGAGCAGTACACGGAACTGTTTGAGATCGGAGATTTCGATCGAGCCTGTCGTCCGTTTGGTGAGCTTTTGGCCATGCAAGGTCATACCGATGCGGCGAAGGGATATTTGATGCAAGCCGTGTTCGTCAGTCAGGGGTTGCGGCAAGCCGCGGCCTACGAGTCACTGGGCCGCTTGCACGAGTCCCTCGGTGAGAACGAACTGGCCGCAGAATGCTTTGAAAAAGCAAGTCAACTGCGTCAGTAG
- a CDS encoding DegT/DnrJ/EryC1/StrS family aminotransferase, with the protein MMFPAWPPQWPEITESILRTVRRGDWGRYRGEATAALQEQIAAAVGCRHVRLVSSGSLGIELALRAAGVAAGHQVVLCGYDYPGNFRAIELLGARPVLVDADPSSYSLDPQPLQRLAQQADAKTAVKAVVVSHLYGVPAPIRRLREICDRAGWMLIEDACQTPGMQIEGRPAGAWGDVGVLSFGGSKPLTAGNGGAVLTSRDPIASRLNAWLDRPSDAAPMSELQAAALLPQLDRLAECNQIRWQTVSAINAGVDWIRQATAECQVTPQATFYKFAFLSERRDTMLETLRRDELPVGPGYRSMHRSSDRRCDKVGTLDRCRILGEQLCLLDHSALLATGPLRTQLVQRLSEAAS; encoded by the coding sequence ATGATGTTTCCCGCCTGGCCCCCCCAATGGCCCGAGATCACCGAGTCGATTTTGCGGACCGTCCGCCGCGGCGACTGGGGACGCTACCGGGGGGAAGCGACGGCCGCACTGCAGGAACAGATCGCCGCAGCGGTCGGCTGCCGCCATGTCCGTTTGGTCAGCAGCGGGTCGCTGGGCATCGAATTGGCCCTCCGCGCCGCCGGGGTCGCGGCCGGTCACCAAGTCGTCCTCTGCGGCTACGACTACCCCGGAAATTTTCGGGCGATCGAATTGCTGGGGGCCAGACCCGTCCTCGTCGATGCCGATCCGTCCAGCTATTCCTTGGATCCACAGCCCCTGCAACGCCTGGCACAACAGGCGGACGCGAAAACTGCGGTGAAAGCCGTCGTGGTCTCGCATCTCTACGGCGTGCCCGCCCCAATCCGCCGCCTCCGCGAAATCTGTGACCGCGCGGGCTGGATGCTGATCGAAGACGCCTGCCAGACGCCCGGCATGCAAATCGAGGGCCGCCCCGCCGGGGCCTGGGGCGACGTCGGTGTGCTCAGCTTCGGGGGCAGCAAACCGCTGACCGCCGGCAATGGCGGAGCCGTGCTGACCAGCCGCGATCCGATTGCCAGCCGCCTGAACGCCTGGTTGGATCGGCCCAGTGACGCGGCGCCGATGAGCGAATTGCAAGCCGCGGCGCTGCTGCCCCAACTGGATCGTCTGGCCGAATGCAATCAAATCCGCTGGCAGACCGTTTCGGCAATCAACGCAGGGGTCGACTGGATCCGACAAGCGACCGCGGAATGCCAGGTGACGCCTCAAGCGACGTTCTATAAATTCGCATTCTTGTCCGAGCGGCGTGACACGATGCTGGAAACACTCCGCCGCGACGAATTGCCGGTCGGTCCGGGCTATCGATCGATGCACCGCAGCAGTGATCGACGCTGTGACAAAGTCGGCACGCTGGACCGTTGCCGGATCCTGGGCGAACAACTCTGCCTGCTCGACCACTCGGCATTGCTAGCAACCGGTCCACTGCGGACGCAATTGGTGCAGCGGTTGTCGGAGGCGGCGTCGTGA
- a CDS encoding IS630 family transposase, producing the protein MARPATVFAKITNQQQRDRLIELWKQHPNHYTRIRAHAILLSDAQYEIEQIVDILSVSRDSVRAWIKHFEQDGPDALLDEKRPGGPRKLNEQEEQILKDLLRQFPSRPATVLSRLRTRTGKSISRHSLRRYARRFNLSWKRFRRSLRKKRDEKAFRLAQEELAELLNEPELDVVYFDEAGFSLKGVVPYGWLPIGERTDVPVTGAHGATVQALGFEHQDGTTHTYLHKGYVNTQTVIEIMDDFCETIDQTTVVILDNASCHTSGAFEASIERWAERGLLVYHLPPYSPELNSIERLWRQLKYQQMPATAWERFKTLLQTLTTKLCEIGEVTYMPSLESYAE; encoded by the coding sequence ATGGCAAGACCTGCAACCGTTTTCGCGAAAATCACGAACCAGCAGCAACGTGACCGTCTGATTGAGCTTTGGAAACAGCATCCAAACCATTACACACGAATACGGGCACACGCGATTCTTCTGAGCGATGCTCAATACGAAATTGAGCAGATCGTCGATATTCTTAGTGTCAGTAGAGACAGCGTGCGAGCTTGGATCAAACACTTTGAACAAGACGGACCAGACGCCCTGCTGGACGAAAAGCGACCAGGCGGACCGAGGAAGCTCAATGAACAGGAAGAGCAAATCCTCAAAGATTTGTTGCGGCAATTTCCCTCCCGGCCTGCCACAGTCCTGTCGCGTTTGCGAACACGGACCGGCAAATCGATCAGCCGACATTCGCTGCGTCGTTACGCCCGACGATTCAATTTGAGCTGGAAGCGGTTTCGGCGCAGCCTGCGGAAAAAACGAGACGAAAAGGCTTTCCGGTTGGCTCAAGAGGAACTCGCCGAGTTGCTCAATGAACCTGAACTGGATGTCGTATACTTTGACGAAGCGGGATTTTCGCTTAAGGGCGTGGTGCCATACGGATGGCTTCCCATCGGCGAACGGACCGATGTGCCAGTCACCGGCGCCCATGGGGCGACGGTTCAGGCACTTGGCTTTGAGCATCAAGATGGAACCACCCATACCTATCTTCACAAAGGGTACGTCAACACGCAAACGGTCATTGAAATCATGGATGATTTTTGTGAGACGATTGACCAAACAACGGTGGTCATCCTCGACAATGCATCTTGCCACACCAGCGGAGCTTTTGAAGCATCGATCGAACGCTGGGCAGAGCGTGGGCTGCTGGTTTATCATCTTCCGCCGTATAGTCCCGAACTGAATTCGATCGAGCGACTATGGAGGCAACTAAAGTATCAACAAATGCCCGCCACGGCCTGGGAACGATTCAAAACCTTGTTACAAACGCTGACGACGAAGCTATGCGAAATCGGTGAGGTAACCTACATGCCATCACTTGAAAGTTATGCCGAATAA
- a CDS encoding histidinol-phosphatase HisJ family protein has product MSAVDPVLFESHSHTPLCKHADGLPTEYAAVAESRGLRGMHVTCHNPMPNGFSSGVRMAESEFDAYVDLVAQATDDWKGRVDVRLGLEADYFEGHEAYLEKQLSAADFHFVLGSVHPQIGEFRETYWQDDLVEVQRIYFNLLAKSAETGLFDSLAHPDLIKNFTTEAWDPDSILDVIRPALDRIAKTGVAMELNTSGVNKRISEMNPFPDMLAEMKSREIPVTLGADAHTPQRVGDGYETAMRLLQSVGYTHVNFFLGRKRQSVEIETALASMIPVDEAASLGR; this is encoded by the coding sequence ATGTCCGCAGTAGATCCCGTCCTTTTCGAATCCCATTCGCACACGCCGCTTTGCAAACACGCTGACGGCTTGCCGACCGAGTATGCCGCGGTGGCCGAGTCGCGCGGACTGCGGGGCATGCATGTGACCTGTCACAACCCGATGCCCAATGGGTTCTCCTCCGGCGTCCGCATGGCGGAATCGGAATTCGACGCCTATGTCGACTTGGTTGCCCAGGCGACCGATGATTGGAAAGGGCGCGTCGACGTTCGATTGGGCCTGGAAGCCGATTATTTTGAAGGCCACGAAGCGTATTTGGAAAAACAACTCTCCGCCGCCGACTTTCACTTCGTGCTCGGTTCGGTGCATCCCCAGATCGGCGAGTTTCGTGAGACGTATTGGCAAGACGACTTGGTCGAAGTCCAACGGATCTATTTCAACCTGTTGGCCAAGTCGGCGGAGACCGGGTTGTTCGACTCATTGGCCCATCCGGATTTGATCAAGAATTTCACCACCGAAGCCTGGGATCCCGATTCGATCTTGGACGTGATCCGTCCGGCGCTCGATCGGATCGCCAAGACCGGCGTGGCGATGGAACTGAATACCAGTGGGGTCAACAAGCGCATCTCGGAAATGAATCCCTTTCCCGACATGCTGGCTGAAATGAAGTCACGTGAGATCCCCGTCACACTCGGGGCCGACGCCCACACGCCCCAGCGCGTCGGCGACGGTTATGAAACCGCCATGCGGCTGCTGCAGAGCGTCGGCTACACGCACGTGAATTTCTTTCTCGGTCGCAAGCGCCAATCGGTGGAAATTGAAACCGCACTGGCGTCGATGATCCCGGTCGACGAAGCCGCCAGCCTGGGGCGGTAG